The following coding sequences lie in one Rutidosis leptorrhynchoides isolate AG116_Rl617_1_P2 chromosome 4, CSIRO_AGI_Rlap_v1, whole genome shotgun sequence genomic window:
- the LOC139840745 gene encoding serine/threonine-protein phosphatase 7 long form homolog, translated as MVAAGDAYLPLPDWRNNDNVARCSDFMGLPINGDVVSGTWHNMTPAEWADSVGHYLGIDQQRVRVYMLAAMSDILFPDGNSTSAPLNYVFNLINFEHLSWGSAVLAHVYRNLCRTAENTDQSGINGAMLLVQQWLYVRIPSLAPNLRHDIDFTSNTPLNGPYVCLASIWTDYAPTTR; from the exons ATGGTGGCAGCCGGAGACGCATACCTTCCACTTCCTGATTG GAGAAACAACGATAACGTTGCAAGATGTTCAGATTTTATGGGTTTACCCATAAATGGAGATGTTGTGTCTGGTACATGGCACAACATGACGCCAGCGGAATGGGCTGATTCCGTTGGCCACTATTTAGGGATTGAT CAACAACGGGTTAGAGTTTATATGTTAGCTGCCATGTCTGACATTCTATTCCCTGACGGTAATTCCACCAGTGCTCCATTAAATTATGTGTTTAACCTCATCAACTTTGAACATTTGAGTTGGGGTAGTGCGGTGCTTGCACATGTATATAGAAATTTGTGCCGTACAGCTGAAAATACAGACCAATCAGGCATTAATGGTGCGATGCTTTTAGTACAACAATGGTTGTATGTAAGAATTCCTAGTCTTGCGCCAAATCTTCGTCACGATATAGACTTTACATCCAATACTCCGTTGAATGGACCGTATG TTTGTTTGGCTTCCATATGGACCGATTATGCACCGACTACTCGCTGA